In the Methanofollis sp. genome, GACCTTCGATGTGTCCGAGGACGCCGTCATGCAAGGGTTGACTATCAACTGATGAAAGCGTCCGCGATCACCGGCAGGGTGTTTGCGAAACACGATATGGAGGGAGGCGCCGAGACAGGCGCCCGCCTGCGGGAGGTCCTCGAAGGCCTCCCGCCCGACATCCCTGTCCGCCCCCCTGTCGCCGCCGACCCGGCCGAGATCGAGATCGTCCATGACCCGGCCTATGTGCGGTGGATCAGGGAGATGGGCAGGGGCTGCTGTTTTCTCGATGACAATACCTATATCACCCCCTCGACCCTGGAGGTCGCTCTCACCGCCGCGGGATCGGCCGGCGCCGCCGCGGAGCGCGCCCTCGACGGCGAGAACTGTTTTGCCCTGGTCCGCCCACCCGGCCACCATGCCAGACCCGCACGGCAGATGGGCTTCTGCATCTTCAACAATGCCGCCTTTGCCGCGGCAAAGGCCCTCCGGGAGGTGGACCGCGTTGCGATCCTGGACTGGGACCTGCACCACGGGAACGGCACCCAGGAGATCTTTCTCGCATCCGACCGCGTGCTCTACCTCTCTGTCCACCAGAGGGGAGGGTTTCCGGGAACGGGTTGGCCCGAGGAGGTCGGCACCGGCGCGGGCAGGGGGTTCACCCTCAACGCGCCCCTCGCACCGGGCGGCGGGATCGCGGACTATGCTTTCCTCTTTGCCGGGGTCTTTCTCCCCGCGGTCCGGGCACACCGCCCTGACCTCTTGATCATCTCAGCCGGGCAGGACGCCCTCGCCGACGACCCGCACGGAGAGATGCACCTGTCTCCGGACGACTACGGGCTCCTGACAAACCTCGCCCTCTCTCTCGACCTGCCCATGGCCCTCGTCCTGGAGGGGGGCTACGGCCCGTCGCACGGGAAGGCGATCGCCGCGATCTTCGCCGCTCTGCGTGGAAAGAAGTTTGAGGAGGAGACCGCACCCCCGCGGCCAGG is a window encoding:
- a CDS encoding histone deacetylase — encoded protein: MKASAITGRVFAKHDMEGGAETGARLREVLEGLPPDIPVRPPVAADPAEIEIVHDPAYVRWIREMGRGCCFLDDNTYITPSTLEVALTAAGSAGAAAERALDGENCFALVRPPGHHARPARQMGFCIFNNAAFAAAKALREVDRVAILDWDLHHGNGTQEIFLASDRVLYLSVHQRGGFPGTGWPEEVGTGAGRGFTLNAPLAPGGGIADYAFLFAGVFLPAVRAHRPDLLIISAGQDALADDPHGEMHLSPDDYGLLTNLALSLDLPMALVLEGGYGPSHGKAIAAIFAALRGKKFEEETAPPRPGTVALVSRLRKLMMY